The DNA sequence aacaaacgacactatctacactaaggggtgggAAAGTGGGTTAAGTCTCATggtgagctagcaataatatggttcaaattcgtatttggtgagaatcaaacctaagacctctcacttacaagtgaagagaaataccaccagaccatagtactaagtgacttatacaaacgatattagATGAGGGAGAACCAAACTTGGGaaatggggaagaagaagaacttggGACCTggggaacaagaagaagaagaagaagaagaattaaagAGGTTAAAAGAAGGTTTTGCAATTATGATAATATTGGTTTATGGAAAATCTTAATTATTAGATTTTTCAAAAAGGAAATTATAGAGACGAATTTTAATTATGGAAAATCTTAATGAAGATGCTATATCATAACTAGAATTGGTTATTAGTTTGTTATAAGTTTGTTACTCAtgtaattagtttgttttatgTGATTAGTTTAGATAGCTAAATGTAAATAGTCAAAAggttatatatatgtaattgttTCATTCTTTTGGTAATTAATGAAAAGTCACACATTTCTTAACTCTTAAgaaatctctctcttccttaTAAGAACACATAAATTCTAGATGGTATCCTTCGCCTTCTGCCTCACGGCTAATTCGATCCCTTCTTCCGCTTCGTCTCTCTGATTCTCGACGATCTTCTCTTGTAATTCTTGTTTCTGATTGCAATGGCATCTCTGTCAGATTCTTCAACTCATGAATCTCTTCAAAATTTTGCCCCAAACTCTTCGACAAACCCTAATTTGTCAAATTCATATGCTTATCTCACAATTCAGAATATTGGAAGCATGGTGCCGATTAAGCTCAAGAAATCTAACTATCTTCCATGGCGTGCTCTGTTTGCACCGATTCTCCGGCGCTACAAACTTCTTGGCATTGTTGAAGGTACTGAGCCATGTCCACCGCCATTTCTTCAAGATCGATCGATTAATTCAGCCTTTGAGATTTGGTATGAAAAGGATCAGAATCTGTTGATTTGGTTGAATTCTACACTCTCGGAAGATGTCATTCCTTTTACTATTGGTGTCTCTTCTACTCGAGATCTTTGGATCAAGCTTGAACAACGTTTTGGTGGAGTTTCAGATGTTCACATTCATCAACTCCGGTCTCGTCTTCAAGCAATTCAAAAAGGTGCTCAATCTATGGCGGATTATCTTCAACAACTCAAAGAAATCTCTAACTCTCATTCTGCTGCTGGTGCACCTATTTCTAATTGAGATTTAATTGCGGCTACTCTTGCTGGATTACCTGATGAATTCGAATCGTTTATTGATTCTGTCATGTTACGTCTCTCTTCCACGTCCCTAGATGAGTTACAGGACCTTCTTCTCACCAAGGAGCTTTCAATGTCTCGTCGCAAGAAGCTCTCTTCTTCCACTACTGAGTATTTTCAGGTGTTCTCTGCTCAGTCTCAACCGCCTCTTCTTCCAACTCCACTGCCTCAAGCATATGTTGCATA is a window from the Pyrus communis chromosome 16, drPyrComm1.1, whole genome shotgun sequence genome containing:
- the LOC137719711 gene encoding uncharacterized protein, yielding MGKKKNLGPGEQEEEEEEELKRLKEDSSTHESLQNFAPNSSTNPNLSNSYAYLTIQNIGSMVPIKLKKSNYLPWRALFAPILRRYKLLGIVEGTEPCPPPFLQDRSINSAFEIWYEKDQNLLIWLNSTLSEDVIPFTIGVSSTRDLWIKLEQRFGGVSDVHIHQLRSRLQAIQKGAQSMADYLQQLKEISNSHSAAGAPISN